The following nucleotide sequence is from Candidatus Rokuibacteriota bacterium.
CGACTTGCTGTGACGGGTACTCCCTGCTCACCTGTTCGCGCCCACGCCCCTTTGTCCATGTCCCCTCCCCGGTGGTGTGTGGTGCTGCCGCTACGCACCACCGTAGTGGGAAGGGCGGCATATTCCTCATAACTTAGATCACGGTCGCGGCGCGCTTATGCCGCTCGACCAGGACGTCATAGAAGTCGCTCGACTGCTGGGCGGTGAGCTTCCGGAGACCAAAATCATCGAGGACGAGCAGGTCGGGCGCGAGCCAGCTGCGCAGCTCCCGCTCGAAGGAGTTGTCGGCGCGGGACTGGAGCAGGGCCTGCAGGAGCTTGGCGACCGTGACGTAGCGCACGCGGTGGCCCGCGCGACAGGCGCTGTGGCCGAGCGCCTGGGCGAGGAAGCTCTTCCCGACCCCGACCGGCCCGCAGAAGATGATGTTCTCGCGCTCGGCGAGCCAGTGGAGGGTGAACAGCTCGCGGACGCGAGGGCGATCGTAGCTCACCGTCGTGTCCCAGACGATCTGCTCGACGCTGACGAGCTCGTCGAAGCCGGCGACGGCCAGGCGCTGCGCCAGGGTGTGGCTCTCGCGCCGGTCGATCTCGTCCTGCAGGAGCAGCTCGAGACATTCGAGGTGGCTGAGCTTCGCCTGGCGCGCGTGCGCGACACGGTCGGGCAGCGTGGGCAGCAGGCCGCCCAGCCGCAGGCGCTTGAGGCGGCGGACCAGATCAGGCGTGATCTCCAGCGTCATCGTCGTTCTCCTCGTGGGGATGGGGGTGAGTAAAGCTCGCCGGCGGCCGGGCAAACCGGGCGGGCAGTGGTCGCACCTCGCCGCGCTCGGCGGGGCCCGGCGCGCGCTCGAGGGCGGTGCGCACGATCCCCTCGACCCGGCGGACGTCGAGGAGCTCGAAGGCCAGCGCGCGCGCACAGGCCGCGTTGACGCGTGCGGCGCCATAGCGCTCGGCCAGGCGCAGCAGTTTCTGGGCCTGGCGCAGGCGCGCCCAGGGGAAGGTCCCGCTCAAGAGCACCGTGGTGAATTGGCCGATCGCGGGGCCC
It contains:
- a CDS encoding ATP-binding protein, which gives rise to MTLEITPDLVRRLKRLRLGGLLPTLPDRVAHARQAKLSHLECLELLLQDEIDRRESHTLAQRLAVAGFDELVSVEQIVWDTTVSYDRPRVRELFTLHWLAERENIIFCGPVGVGKSFLAQALGHSACRAGHRVRYVTVAKLLQALLQSRADNSFERELRSWLAPDLLVLDDFGLRKLTAQQSSDFYDVLVERHKRAATVI